TAGGTTATCTAGCTCACAGTTTTCCTGCGCACCAGTCCAAACACCATAGTTCTGATCAAGACCGCAATGCACCCTATGTTGTTCTTTGTACACCAACACTTGGCCACGCACCGGAGAGGTTAGTTTCTGAGCGGGCCCTCGCAACAAATTAAGTTGAACTTCGCGGCGTTTAACCAGAGTTAGGTTTGTCGGCAACCGAAATTCATAATTGTCTTGATCCAGGGCGACCAAACCGTTTAACGCTGTTTCCAGTATGGGGTCGGGAACAGTAAATTTATAGGCCGAACTGACTGCGGTTGTCATCTCGTAAGGAGCATTGTCATGCGCCTGTTTGACCATCCAAGCTTGTGCAGTCAGGCCGTGAGCGCGACAGGTGGCCGAGGCGCACTGATAGCCTACCATCAGAGTGTAAGTATGCCCCGACCCATATGGCGTCAAGGTTATTGGCACTCGGAACGACGCACTCGCTTGCCCACGCTCGATTTGCACCGTTTGCGTAAAGCGAGAAAGGAACCAGATATCAGAGAAGCCCCAGCGCCGGTCGACGAACACTGCGAGCTCGATCGCATCCGTAGCTTGTTGGGCCATCGGTAAAGACACTTCACCACGCAGATAAGAATACATGTGAATGAGCGTGAAGTTCGCGATGTAGGATGACCGTCGGTCATGTTCACCGAACCGCTCCTGGTTCCCATGCGCGTCTCGAAAGTGAACTGTGCCAGTACGGGCATTTCCTTGGTCACACCCGTTCATGCACCGCAGATCCAACACAAAATAACCAAGCCCCTTATCCGCATCTGTCCAAGGAACAGACACCGAGTAACTCGTGCTTGATCTGCCAGCGGGAATTGTGATCGGTACGATCCTGCTGCTCGCAGGGTTATAAGGGTCAGCAATGATCTCGAGTTCGACTGATAAAGGGTACTCTGCTGAATCGCCGGGTGCGCGATTCACCGCACCACTGAAATTCACCATTTGCGCCCAAATCGCGGGACTGATCAAGTAAACAACAACACCTAACAAGAATCGATTTTTCATTCTTCCTCGGGGCTTATTGGCCTCAAAAAAGATGTCAGTCTGACCCTGTTAGGGTCCTTCCATTTCACGCAGTTTGTCCACTATTTCTTTAGGGGCAGACAACTGGGGGTTAGACGGTTTAAGCTCCTCATCGTCCTCCCATTCTGCAATAAGTTTAGCCGCTTTTGGATAGGCATCCACCAAAGATAACGAGGCATTCTTAGCTAGCACTTCTTGGAACAAAGCACGACCAAAATAGGTCATCTCTGAATCCTCCGAACACCCAAACGATTTACTCTTGCTGTCAGCGGCCGTGATCAACATCGTTGTCTCGTTCTTTAGCACTGGCACAAAACCACCCGAATAGCAGGCGGATACCATGAGCACTCGCCATTTAATACCCGCCAGATCAAGCATCGCCTTTAACTCAGATGGCGAAAGATTCGGCAGTTTAATGCTGTCGTGATTCAGGTAAAAATCATGTTCCGAAGATCCGTGACTGGTCATATACAAGAACAGCACATCCTGCTCAACATTCATCTTTTGACCTAACGCCTTCAAGGCATCAGCGATCGACTGCCGCGTCGCGAGCGGCCAGGCTTCAGCCGTCTCATGGTGATTCACCAGTAATACGCTGTGATCTGCCGTGTCGTATCGCTGTGATAGTTGTTGTTGCACAAACTCAATCTCACGCCGGAATACGCTTTGAGAGCCATCACCAGCGATGCCAAGAAAGTAGGCCTGCGCTGTGTCAGATTCTGAATCGGGCAATCTGCTTAGCGCTTCGGATAATAATCTTTGGTGATGGGTTAGCGCCAGTTCGGCCTGTACGTGTTGACGAAAACCGGACTCGGTATCATGCACCAACTTACCGCGTGACCACCTTCCACGTTGAATTTTTGCTTGTCCTGCTTCGGGCTCAGCCAAGGTCAATGTGCCTTGACCGTGATACTCACCGAAACTGAACTCGCCTTGATAGACATCCCCATTAGCCGCTGTGTAGGTACCATTGCCATCGAACTGGTTGTAGTCGAACTCGCCGACATAAGTACTACCATCTGACCCGAACCAACGGCCTTCACCGACCATCATGCCAGACTCAAACATGCCTTCAAGCCGGTTTCCATCTTCGCTGGTCAAACTACCTTTACCTTGGGGTTGCCACGCTTCGACTTCGCCTTTGTAAATGCTGCCATCGTACATCGAGAGCTCGGCTTGTCCGGTCAGGACACCATCGACGAACGTGCCGCGATAGAACATATCGCCCTGTTTGAATTCACCGTCACCGTGATAATTTCCGCCCTGAAACTCACCACTGTAACTGCTGCCGTTTTCGTAGCTTACGCTGCCTTGACCATGATACAAGTTGGCTTTGAACCCGCCGGTATAGGATTCACCATCGGTTTTTGTATAAACACCTTCGCCTTCAAAGCTACCCATAACAAAGTCACCATTGTAGACATAGTCATCGGTTGTTAACTCACCTTTGCCGTGCATGTACCCATTTTGTAAACTGCCAACATACCGCGTAGACGTATCCTGGCTAATGACGGTGAATTCTCCGGTGGCCTGACCCTCGCGAAAATCTCCTTCCCAACGATCGCCATTAACAAACACCATCACTCCTGGACCGTGGAACACGCCATCAACAAAGCTTCCTTGGTAGTACCCGCCAGCCGAAAACACCAGTTTACCCTGCCCAGAGAAACGACCATCAACCACGTCGCCGGAATACCGACTCCCATCCGGCAAGACCGCATCAGGGCTCAAAATCAACGGCTCGCTACACGCAGATAGCAGCAATGCTGTACACAATACGCACCAAACTTTGAACGTCATATCAGTCATCTCAACTTTATTTAATCTCAGTCCAGGCATGCCTTTGCGAATTGACTGGGCTATTTAGTTCGAAAAGACTATCGCAGAACTTTTGGAATAACCACCATTTGTCAGTCAACTGGCGCAAATTTTTGTGACGATGGGCAGCCGATTTGATAATGAGGTGGTTAGAATTACTCAGCCTTTAAGGATGTACCGAACGCGGTCAGTAACAACGCCCCAACTACCGGTGCAGAAACTGCGAACCAATGGATCCCTAGCGGGCCGGAACCCGCAACCCCACCTGCGGCCAACATGGCCAATCCGCCACAAATCAACAGCGCACTCACTATCACTATCGCAATATGATTTTTGCGCTGCGTGCTGCCACCGACGGTCTTCTCTAGCCACATAAACAGTGGTAAACCAACGAACATCAGAATCAAAAACACCGCAACCCATACGGGTCTGAAAGCCCACC
Above is a window of Arenicella chitinivorans DNA encoding:
- a CDS encoding C13 family peptidase — protein: MTFKVWCVLCTALLLSACSEPLILSPDAVLPDGSRYSGDVVDGRFSGQGKLVFSAGGYYQGSFVDGVFHGPGVMVFVNGDRWEGDFREGQATGEFTVISQDTSTRYVGSLQNGYMHGKGELTTDDYVYNGDFVMGSFEGEGVYTKTDGESYTGGFKANLYHGQGSVSYENGSSYSGEFQGGNYHGDGEFKQGDMFYRGTFVDGVLTGQAELSMYDGSIYKGEVEAWQPQGKGSLTSEDGNRLEGMFESGMMVGEGRWFGSDGSTYVGEFDYNQFDGNGTYTAANGDVYQGEFSFGEYHGQGTLTLAEPEAGQAKIQRGRWSRGKLVHDTESGFRQHVQAELALTHHQRLLSEALSRLPDSESDTAQAYFLGIAGDGSQSVFRREIEFVQQQLSQRYDTADHSVLLVNHHETAEAWPLATRQSIADALKALGQKMNVEQDVLFLYMTSHGSSEHDFYLNHDSIKLPNLSPSELKAMLDLAGIKWRVLMVSACYSGGFVPVLKNETTMLITAADSKSKSFGCSEDSEMTYFGRALFQEVLAKNASLSLVDAYPKAAKLIAEWEDDEELKPSNPQLSAPKEIVDKLREMEGP